In Actinoplanes derwentensis, the following proteins share a genomic window:
- the yidD gene encoding membrane protein insertion efficiency factor YidD: protein MLVRLAALLTRTHAGGSWGERAATGAIRGYRRISPRLPTRCRYQPTCSAYALQAIQRHGLSAGLRLTAGRLVRCRPGVPFGTGDPVP from the coding sequence ATGCTGGTGCGGTTGGCGGCCCTGCTCACTCGTACCCACGCCGGTGGATCCTGGGGAGAACGGGCCGCGACCGGCGCCATCCGCGGTTACCGGCGCATCTCGCCGCGCCTGCCCACCCGCTGCCGCTACCAGCCCACCTGCAGCGCCTACGCACTCCAGGCGATTCAACGGCACGGCCTCAGCGCCGGATTGCGGCTCACCGCGGGCCGTCTGGTCCGTTGCCGTCCCGGAGTTCCGTTCGGTACGGGGGATCCCGTTCCCTGA